GAACCCCTCGGAGCGCGCGATGAGGAGCAGGTAGCCCAGCGCGATGTTGGCCTGGGCATTGGCCCAGACGCCGCGGGCTTCGGGGGTCATGCCGCCGAAGGTGTTGCGGAGCATGGCCAACGTGCTCTCGCGCTTCTCCGGGTCCAGACCGGGGTGCACCACCTCGTCGAGGTGGGCCATGGTGTCTTCCATATCCGCGTACATGGCGATCACCACCGGCGCGTCGGCGACCTGCTTCTGGCCATAGGCGGCGGCGCGAAGCTGATCCTTCACCTGCGGATCGCGCACGACGACGAAGCGCCACGGCTGGAGATTGAAGGCGGAAGGCGCGCGGCCGGTGAGCTCGAGGAGGTCGCGGACCTCGTCATCGGTGACCGGCTGGTCGGTGTAGCTGCGGACAGAGCGGCGGGCGATGGCCGCTTCGGCCGCACTCAGGCGACCGTTGGCGACGGCGAACTCTCCGGTGAGGAGCGCGGCGGAAAGCGGTTCGGAACGGAGCATCTCAGTAATATCCGGTTAGTGTAACGGTGTTCGTGAGAACAAACATTTGATTCAAAGAAAGGGTTCCCGCCGGAACCCCAGACCGTCAGACCGCCGATTCGGCGGTCCGACCGCAGCTCTTGGTACGGATCGACTCCAACACGTCCGACAGCCGCTCCAGCTCGTCCTCGCCGACCCCCTCAAAGATCGATTCCTCGGCGGCCGCCACCACCGGCGCCACCACCTGGAGCAACGCCCGCCCCTTCTCGGTCATCACCGCATGCACCACTCGGCGGTCCTTACTATCCCTCTCACGCGCCACCAACCCGGCAGCATAGAGACGGTCGACCATTCTGGTGACATCCGGACCCGGTGCCGCCATCTGCCGACCCAGCTCGCTACATCCGCCCCCAGTCCCCTCGACCCGGGCAATCGCCGCCAGGAGCTCGAACTGCGCCGGCGTGATGCCATGCGATTCCAGCGCGCGACCGAGCGTGCGCTCGATGTGCGCCGCGGCTCCCCGTAGGAGGTGAATCGCCGAAGAAGCGGT
This genomic window from Gemmatimonadaceae bacterium contains:
- a CDS encoding nitroreductase family protein translates to MLRSEPLSAALLTGEFAVANGRLSAAEAAIARRSVRSYTDQPVTDDEVRDLLELTGRAPSAFNLQPWRFVVVRDPQVKDQLRAAAYGQKQVADAPVVIAMYADMEDTMAHLDEVVHPGLDPEKRESTLAMLRNTFGGMTPEARGVWANAQANIALGYLLLIARSEGFATSPMLGFNADTVKSLLGIPAHATVTSLVAIGHGADEGFESHRHTVERVAIFR
- a CDS encoding MarR family transcriptional regulator, with amino-acid sequence MTTTATASSAIHLLRGAAAHIERTLGRALESHGITPAQFELLAAIARVEGTGGGCSELGRQMAAPGPDVTRMVDRLYAAGLVARERDSKDRRVVHAVMTEKGRALLQVVAPVVAAAEESIFEGVGEDELERLSDVLESIRTKSCGRTAESAV